A window of the Vibrio ostreae genome harbors these coding sequences:
- a CDS encoding MSMEG_1061 family FMN-dependent PPOX-type flavoprotein, giving the protein MTQITTLEQLRELYPMPAPLVVEKDVHHIDQHSRTFLQHSTLMFLATEGKEGFLDLSPRGGTPGFIKVLDDHTIAFPDSPGNNRLDTLSNLLANPKVGLLCMVPGVEEIVRIKGTASLHIDEELRQQCLDGKSKPKLVVKVAVEALFFHCPKALMLSKIWNSDSYQDRSFLPSLLAIIKDQQVEKTQHGDC; this is encoded by the coding sequence ATGACTCAGATTACGACACTGGAACAACTCCGCGAACTCTATCCAATGCCGGCCCCACTGGTAGTGGAAAAAGATGTTCACCATATTGATCAGCACAGCCGCACTTTTCTCCAGCACAGTACGCTGATGTTTCTGGCGACTGAAGGTAAAGAGGGGTTTCTGGATCTATCGCCGCGTGGCGGTACTCCGGGTTTTATCAAAGTGCTGGATGATCACACCATTGCTTTTCCGGACAGTCCGGGCAACAACCGCCTGGATACTCTGAGCAACTTGCTTGCCAATCCCAAAGTCGGACTGTTGTGCATGGTGCCGGGTGTGGAAGAGATTGTCCGTATCAAAGGAACCGCGTCACTGCACATTGATGAGGAGCTGCGTCAGCAATGTCTGGACGGAAAAAGTAAACCTAAGCTGGTGGTTAAAGTGGCGGTAGAAGCGCTGTTTTTCCACTGCCCGAAAGCGTTGATGTTATCCAAAATCTGGAACAGTGATTCGTACCAGGATCGCAGTTTCCTGCCTTCACTACTGGCGATCATTAAGGATCAGCAGGTGGAGAAAACACAGCACGGCGACTGTTGA
- a CDS encoding alpha-L-glutamate ligase-like protein: protein MRFSLSDYTSPFKLSRKGIMGMNKRNHSYIGRYNDRSKYPLVDDKLKTKLIAQQAGCTVPKLIGVIANQADVKHIHDMVKKWPGFVIKPAQGSGGKGILVVTSHKDGVYTKPSGATISKEDVERHISNALAGLFSLGGKNDVAVVENLIKFDDCFDGFSYEGVPDVRIIVFKGYPVMAMMRLSTSASDGKANLHQGAVGVGIDIATGKAVRAVQFNRPVTHHPDTGKDLFTLEVPHWERLLTLAASAWEMTGLGYVGTDMVLDKEEGPMVLELNARPGLAIQIANGAGLLPRLHHIENLGSVLIPPTPAERVAYSMKKFGVKGEAVSF, encoded by the coding sequence ATGCGGTTTTCTCTCTCTGACTACACCTCCCCTTTCAAGCTAAGTCGCAAGGGGATCATGGGTATGAACAAGCGTAACCACAGTTACATCGGTCGTTACAACGACCGTTCAAAATACCCATTGGTGGATGATAAACTCAAGACTAAACTGATCGCGCAGCAGGCTGGCTGTACCGTGCCGAAGCTGATTGGTGTCATTGCTAACCAGGCCGATGTGAAACACATTCATGATATGGTTAAAAAATGGCCAGGCTTTGTCATCAAACCAGCACAAGGCAGCGGTGGGAAAGGGATTTTGGTAGTCACCTCTCACAAAGATGGGGTGTACACTAAACCGTCTGGCGCAACCATCAGTAAAGAAGATGTCGAACGTCATATCAGTAACGCGCTGGCTGGCCTGTTTTCTCTGGGTGGTAAGAATGACGTGGCTGTGGTTGAGAACCTGATTAAGTTCGATGACTGTTTTGACGGTTTCAGCTACGAAGGGGTGCCGGACGTGCGTATCATCGTCTTCAAAGGCTACCCAGTGATGGCGATGATGCGTCTTTCTACCTCAGCGTCAGATGGTAAAGCGAACCTGCACCAGGGCGCTGTCGGAGTCGGGATTGATATCGCGACCGGCAAAGCGGTGCGAGCGGTGCAGTTTAATCGTCCGGTGACTCATCATCCCGATACAGGTAAAGATCTGTTTACTCTCGAAGTGCCGCACTGGGAAAGACTGCTGACGCTTGCGGCCAGCGCCTGGGAAATGACCGGCCTTGGCTACGTGGGGACGGATATGGTGCTGGATAAAGAAGAAGGCCCTATGGTACTGGAACTGAATGCCCGTCCAGGGCTTGCGATCCAGATTGCCAATGGTGCCGGCCTGTTACCACGCCTGCACCACATTGAGAATCTGGGCAGCGTGCTGATCCCACCGACCCCGGCCGAGCGTGTCGCCTATTCAATGAAGAAGTTTGGCGTTAAGGGTGAAGCCGTCAGCTTCTAA
- a CDS encoding EAL domain-containing protein produces MKDSLNHKNVALCRQCSGSSKLEFDFTMAFQPIIDCTSQTVFGYEALVRGLDNQSAYSIISQVNDDNRYLFDQLCRVKAITLAARLKMNCMLSINFLPNAIYNPQRCIRTTLEAANTHQFPIQNILFEFTESEKVEDSHHIRAIVESYQAMGFKTAIDDFGAGYSGLNLLADFQTDIVKLDMALIRNIDADKGRQTIVTHTLNMLRDLGVRALAEGIESEAEYRWLKAAGVELMQGYYFAKPGFESLPEVDFSAL; encoded by the coding sequence ATGAAAGACAGTCTCAATCACAAAAACGTGGCGTTGTGCCGACAATGTTCCGGGTCCAGTAAGCTCGAATTTGATTTCACGATGGCATTCCAGCCCATTATCGACTGCACATCACAAACAGTGTTTGGCTACGAAGCTTTGGTCAGAGGGCTTGATAATCAATCCGCGTATTCGATTATTTCTCAGGTCAATGATGACAACCGCTACCTGTTTGACCAGTTGTGTCGTGTCAAGGCGATTACCTTAGCGGCCAGGCTGAAAATGAATTGCATGCTCAGTATCAATTTCCTGCCTAATGCGATTTATAATCCTCAGCGCTGCATTCGAACCACGCTAGAGGCCGCCAATACTCACCAGTTTCCAATCCAAAATATCCTGTTTGAGTTCACCGAAAGTGAGAAGGTCGAGGATAGTCACCATATCCGTGCCATTGTAGAGTCCTATCAGGCGATGGGATTCAAAACTGCGATTGATGATTTTGGAGCCGGCTATTCTGGGCTCAATCTTCTGGCGGACTTTCAGACTGATATCGTCAAGTTGGATATGGCGTTGATTCGTAATATTGATGCTGATAAAGGGCGTCAGACCATAGTTACACACACGTTGAATATGTTACGTGATCTTGGGGTCAGAGCATTAGCAGAAGGGATTGAAAGTGAGGCAGAGTACCGCTGGTTAAAAGCGGCCGGGGTGGAGCTGATGCAGGGCTATTACTTTGCTAAACCTGGTTTTGAATCATTACCTGAAGTCGACTTTTCTGCGCTTTAG
- a CDS encoding ABC transporter ATP-binding protein, producing MFTLKDVSYQIDNTVILHPTNLTFPPGKVTALLGHNGCGKSTLMKLLSRQYHANRGSIDIAGKPLQGFEHKSFARKVSYLPQHPPVTDGVTVRELVSFGRYPWKGAFGQLNSEDHQAIEQAIEHTGLTAYADRFVATLSGGERQRAWVAMLLAQQSECLLLDEPTSALDVHHQYELLEMIRELNQRLNLTVVIVLHDINMAARFSDHIIALKSGQVIAQGNPEQIMQTDVLKSIYGMDLALFRNPANGQLISYIP from the coding sequence ATGTTCACATTAAAAGACGTCAGCTATCAGATAGATAATACTGTAATTTTACACCCCACCAATCTCACCTTTCCGCCAGGCAAGGTGACAGCGCTGCTGGGACATAACGGGTGTGGTAAATCCACTTTAATGAAACTGCTGAGCCGCCAGTATCATGCCAATCGTGGCAGCATTGATATTGCGGGTAAGCCACTGCAAGGCTTCGAACATAAATCATTTGCGCGCAAAGTCTCCTACCTGCCGCAACATCCGCCCGTCACAGACGGGGTCACTGTGCGTGAGCTGGTCAGTTTTGGCCGTTATCCGTGGAAAGGCGCTTTTGGCCAGCTCAACAGTGAAGATCATCAGGCGATTGAACAAGCGATTGAGCATACCGGCCTGACGGCTTATGCGGACCGCTTTGTTGCGACCCTGTCCGGTGGCGAACGCCAACGTGCCTGGGTTGCGATGTTACTTGCGCAGCAAAGCGAATGCCTATTGCTGGACGAGCCGACTTCCGCTCTGGATGTCCATCATCAGTACGAACTGCTGGAGATGATTCGCGAGCTCAACCAGCGCCTTAATCTGACCGTGGTGATCGTATTGCACGATATCAATATGGCCGCGCGCTTTAGCGATCATATCATAGCGCTCAAGTCAGGCCAGGTGATCGCACAGGGAAACCCCGAGCAGATCATGCAGACAGACGTTCTCAAATCCATCTACGGTATGGATCTCGCACTATTTCGTAATCCGGCTAACGGCCAGTTGATCAGCTATATTCCATAG
- a CDS encoding TonB-dependent siderophore receptor produces MNKTMIATVVAMQFASAAIYSPSLFAQQEGSSQTSQIAQTTRSSELEMDTLVVTGRYTATEQVSSATGMNLSDMETPQSVSVITEQRIKDQGLSNVKDVVNTAVGLSVDPADTERNTFISRGFVVGSYQVDSVPQSLGDLGGALGETLIDLSIYDRVEIVRGATGLMTGSGNPAAAINFVRKHADSQEFRGYVNVKAGSWDRREITTDLSGSLNDSGSVRGRIVAKYDKHGSFMDRYSKETSVLYGVVDADMTDNTLLRVGAGLQNNNADGATWGSLPSHYTDGEKINWSRSMSTATNWSYYDTDAKYYFINLEHYFANGWRLKTDYSHNEYTNDDKLFYIGGQIDKADGGASLGQWLINGDSKATIDSIGTQLNGDFGLFGRQHDFVAGALFSHQTRKIYYGYPAESGQNFNQSLLDYQGNVSVSGWPQRSLDSDYTTEELGFYAAARFDVTDDLKWIVGSRVSNWNRDGLYSTASATSKVDYGDNGVITPYTGLLYDLTAQHRAYVSYAEIFQPQFNKDASGDFIDPLTGKNYEVGLKSSFADDQIHTAISVFRIEQDNLAESTGTLNSKGETIYREVDGVTSNGFELEANGQVTDGWNLSAGYSQYTAKDKDDQPVSTTRPRKQFKLFTTYNFTSALPELTLGGVSNGKAVFSLMTAAVIAPSRVTMLWLI; encoded by the coding sequence ATGAATAAAACAATGATTGCGACAGTGGTCGCCATGCAATTTGCTTCGGCTGCAATCTATTCTCCTTCTCTCTTTGCCCAGCAAGAGGGCTCATCTCAAACATCTCAAATAGCTCAAACGACTCGATCATCCGAGCTGGAAATGGACACCCTTGTGGTGACCGGTCGATATACAGCGACCGAACAAGTATCCAGTGCAACCGGTATGAACTTATCCGATATGGAAACGCCGCAGTCGGTCAGCGTGATCACCGAGCAGCGGATCAAAGACCAAGGCTTGTCGAACGTTAAAGATGTGGTCAATACTGCGGTTGGACTCTCAGTCGATCCAGCAGACACCGAGCGAAACACCTTTATATCCCGCGGCTTTGTGGTTGGCAGTTATCAGGTAGACAGTGTTCCGCAATCGCTGGGTGATCTTGGCGGTGCCTTAGGGGAAACCCTGATTGACCTGTCTATCTATGACCGGGTTGAAATAGTACGTGGTGCAACTGGCCTGATGACAGGTTCGGGGAATCCGGCCGCTGCGATCAACTTCGTACGTAAGCACGCGGACAGTCAGGAGTTTCGTGGCTATGTCAATGTCAAAGCGGGCAGTTGGGATCGACGTGAGATCACGACCGATTTATCCGGCTCGCTCAACGACAGCGGCTCTGTACGGGGTCGGATTGTGGCGAAGTACGACAAACACGGTTCGTTTATGGATCGTTACAGTAAAGAGACTTCGGTACTGTATGGTGTGGTCGATGCTGACATGACTGACAATACGCTGCTGAGAGTCGGGGCCGGCCTGCAAAATAATAATGCTGACGGTGCAACCTGGGGTTCACTGCCGTCCCATTACACTGACGGCGAGAAGATTAACTGGTCACGCTCCATGTCGACAGCGACCAACTGGAGTTATTACGACACCGATGCAAAATACTACTTCATTAATCTCGAGCACTATTTTGCTAACGGCTGGCGTCTCAAGACCGATTACAGCCACAATGAATACACTAATGATGACAAACTGTTCTATATCGGTGGTCAGATAGACAAGGCAGATGGTGGTGCTTCACTGGGACAGTGGCTTATCAATGGAGATTCAAAAGCCACCATCGATAGTATTGGTACACAGCTGAATGGTGACTTTGGTTTATTTGGCCGTCAGCACGACTTTGTTGCCGGTGCGCTGTTCAGTCATCAGACCCGAAAAATCTATTACGGCTATCCGGCTGAAAGTGGCCAGAATTTCAACCAGAGCTTACTGGATTATCAGGGCAACGTATCGGTATCAGGCTGGCCGCAACGTTCACTCGATTCCGACTACACCACTGAAGAGCTGGGTTTTTATGCCGCAGCCCGTTTCGATGTAACAGACGATTTGAAATGGATTGTAGGCAGCCGGGTCTCCAACTGGAATCGTGATGGCCTGTATTCGACAGCTTCGGCAACCAGTAAGGTCGACTATGGTGATAACGGGGTGATCACGCCATACACCGGATTACTCTACGATTTGACCGCCCAGCATCGTGCCTACGTGAGCTATGCTGAGATCTTCCAGCCGCAATTCAATAAAGATGCCAGCGGCGACTTCATCGATCCGCTGACCGGTAAAAACTACGAAGTGGGACTAAAGAGCAGTTTTGCTGATGATCAGATTCATACTGCCATCTCGGTATTCCGCATTGAGCAGGATAACCTGGCTGAATCGACCGGCACGCTGAACAGCAAAGGTGAAACGATTTATCGTGAGGTTGACGGGGTGACCAGTAACGGCTTTGAGCTGGAGGCGAACGGTCAGGTGACGGACGGATGGAATCTGAGTGCGGGCTACTCGCAATACACGGCTAAGGATAAAGATGACCAGCCAGTTAGCACAACTCGCCCGCGTAAGCAGTTCAAACTGTTTACTACCTATAACTTTACCTCAGCACTGCCTGAGCTGACTTTAGGGGGGGTGTCAAATGGCAAAGCCGTATTTTCGCTGATGACAGCAGCGGTTATCGCACCGAGCAGGGTGACTATGCTTTGGTTGATCTGA
- a CDS encoding HAMP domain-containing methyl-accepting chemotaxis protein, whose translation MFNNLKLGKKMALSFGALLTLLSVVLAISILALTKTNQGLMSYGDLADDSNLAGELQANMLMVRMNVKNYLIAQDERSLQDYKNYLSKMNHLLQQAKDDIQEPSRVQLIQSIASSVITYQNAFENVTRLIEQRNTAHDQRLVPSGEKMRRQIDNLIQSVYDDGNTEAAYDASQVQKVMLTGRLYVAKFLQTNSKQDFEQALANMDEAMKQVLPNLEKNLFTTQHLAMLSEFKQAHSAYVAEMRDINRMINQRNEMITQVLDIEGPNVARQVEQVKLSIIGDQNALGTEVERNTDSSIQLTLILSVAAIVLGVLAAYLLTINITKPIQAAVGAANQLAQGDLTIQVATHRTDETGTLLNAIQNTADHLTDMISTIHSASAELASASEELAVVTDQTTQGIVRQETETDMVATAMNEMATTVHDVASNAARAADAASDADKQAENGAKVVAETVNSIGTLSESVNLSSEKLHMVQQDVVNISSILDVIRAIADQTNLLALNAAIEAARAGEQGRGFAVVADEVRSLAARTQGSTSEIQSIIEQLQSGTKSSVQVMNQVKSLADDCVEQAGKTGVVLQSITDAVGVINDMNMQIASASEQQSTVAETINENVVNVKRIAQENALASSQTRSSSSEIARLADQLNDLVALFKLSA comes from the coding sequence ATGTTTAATAACCTAAAACTAGGCAAGAAGATGGCGCTGAGCTTTGGTGCCTTGTTAACACTGCTTTCTGTCGTTCTGGCAATCAGCATTCTGGCATTAACTAAAACCAATCAGGGCTTGATGAGTTACGGTGATCTCGCCGATGACAGTAACCTGGCAGGAGAGCTGCAGGCCAATATGCTGATGGTTCGCATGAATGTAAAAAACTACCTGATTGCTCAGGATGAACGGAGTCTGCAGGACTATAAAAACTATCTGTCCAAAATGAACCATCTTTTACAGCAAGCTAAAGACGATATTCAGGAACCTTCTCGTGTACAGTTGATCCAGTCCATCGCCTCATCGGTCATCACATACCAGAACGCATTTGAGAACGTCACCCGCCTGATAGAGCAACGCAATACTGCCCATGATCAGCGCCTGGTGCCCAGCGGGGAAAAAATGCGCCGTCAAATCGACAACCTTATCCAGTCCGTGTACGACGATGGCAACACCGAAGCCGCATATGACGCCAGTCAGGTACAAAAAGTCATGCTCACCGGCCGCCTCTACGTCGCTAAGTTCTTACAAACCAATTCAAAGCAGGATTTTGAGCAGGCTCTTGCCAATATGGACGAGGCGATGAAGCAGGTATTGCCCAACCTTGAAAAGAATCTCTTCACTACACAACACCTCGCTATGCTAAGTGAATTCAAGCAGGCTCACAGCGCTTATGTGGCTGAGATGCGCGATATTAACCGTATGATCAATCAGCGTAACGAGATGATAACTCAGGTTCTGGATATCGAGGGGCCTAATGTCGCCCGTCAGGTTGAGCAGGTGAAACTGTCGATTATCGGTGATCAGAACGCTCTTGGCACAGAAGTAGAGCGTAACACCGACAGCAGTATTCAGTTAACTCTGATACTGTCCGTTGCGGCGATCGTGCTGGGAGTCCTGGCCGCTTACCTGCTTACTATCAACATAACCAAACCAATTCAGGCCGCGGTCGGGGCCGCCAATCAGCTTGCCCAGGGTGACCTCACTATACAAGTCGCAACACATCGTACAGACGAGACAGGCACACTGCTGAACGCTATTCAAAATACCGCCGATCATCTGACCGACATGATATCAACCATCCACAGTGCCAGTGCCGAACTCGCCTCTGCCTCAGAAGAACTGGCTGTGGTGACAGACCAAACCACACAAGGCATTGTACGACAAGAAACCGAGACCGATATGGTCGCGACGGCGATGAATGAAATGGCGACAACCGTGCATGATGTGGCGTCGAATGCCGCCAGGGCAGCGGATGCCGCCAGTGATGCCGATAAACAGGCAGAAAATGGCGCCAAAGTCGTGGCAGAAACGGTCAACTCCATCGGCACCTTGTCTGAGAGTGTAAATCTCTCCTCAGAGAAACTGCACATGGTCCAGCAAGATGTGGTGAATATTAGCTCGATTCTGGATGTGATTCGCGCGATCGCCGATCAAACCAACCTACTAGCCCTCAACGCTGCGATCGAAGCGGCTCGCGCCGGCGAACAAGGGCGCGGCTTTGCTGTTGTCGCCGATGAAGTGCGCTCGCTTGCTGCGAGAACGCAGGGTTCAACGTCAGAAATCCAGTCGATCATTGAGCAGTTGCAGTCCGGAACTAAAAGCTCGGTGCAAGTGATGAATCAGGTCAAATCCCTGGCGGACGATTGTGTTGAACAAGCGGGTAAAACCGGGGTTGTGCTGCAGTCGATTACAGATGCGGTCGGTGTCATTAATGATATGAACATGCAGATTGCCAGCGCCTCAGAGCAACAAAGCACCGTGGCCGAAACCATCAATGAAAACGTAGTCAACGTAAAACGCATTGCCCAGGAAAACGCATTGGCATCAAGCCAGACCCGCAGTTCAAGCAGTGAAATTGCCCGCCTGGCCGACCAACTGAATGATCTGGTTGCTCTGTTTAAACTTAGCGCCTAA
- the fhuB gene encoding Fe(3+)-hydroxamate ABC transporter permease FhuB: MNDLTVSAPHSQPFRSWRIWLGLGFTFLLLAVLVELTAPFGGGKLLFRTLFDYDSANYQHIVVGLTYLPRLTVALLCGFALSVAGCVMQFVLRNPIAAPTTLGVASGAQFGLIISMLLAPGLAMLPAVTFAFIGGVFSTALVFWLSARKGFAAVQMVLSGMVVSLFLGSVNTMLMLVNEKHLTNVFVWGTGSLNQNGWDGVWHLAPVIAATTALLLLVQRPLSSLALGDTVADSIGVNVKRYKIISLGLAILLTAVVVSEVGLIGFVGIVTPNIVRLLKVRALSARILLSGLLGSLMLLLSDLLIQAIPKEVTSQLLPTGAMTALIGAPFFLWLLTRNIWPSQHAQTADAALHYKQTSFTRQLLWLGTGLVAVIAVAATLGNQDSGWFFSISSDVLALRAPRLFSALLAGIGLAVAGTLIQRMTTNPMASPEVLGISSGASLAMVLCVMFGIKLGRDGQILVGTLGALTVAAVIWATSRKQHFAPMTVILTGIALSAALDALLRITLSSSSEDAQALLTWLSGSTYLTSWRDVLMLIGGISPLMLIALVTSRHVNVVSLGQVSAGSVGMHVGRVRQGILLMVAALTTLCTIVIGPLTFIGLLAPHMARAMGRYDARSQLISACLIGAIVMTLSDWVGRMVWFPWQFPAGLISSMLGGIYFLYLMRKN, encoded by the coding sequence ATGAATGACTTAACCGTTTCTGCCCCTCATTCTCAACCCTTCCGCTCATGGCGGATTTGGCTGGGGCTAGGGTTTACTTTCTTGCTGCTGGCGGTGCTTGTCGAATTGACCGCTCCCTTTGGCGGTGGCAAGCTGCTGTTCCGGACACTATTTGACTACGACAGCGCTAATTATCAGCATATTGTGGTTGGTTTGACCTATCTGCCCCGCCTCACGGTCGCACTGCTGTGCGGGTTTGCACTTTCGGTTGCCGGTTGCGTGATGCAGTTTGTGTTGCGTAATCCGATCGCGGCGCCGACGACGTTAGGTGTTGCCTCTGGTGCTCAATTCGGCCTGATTATCAGCATGTTGCTGGCGCCGGGTTTAGCTATGCTTCCCGCAGTGACTTTTGCGTTTATCGGCGGGGTATTTTCAACCGCTCTGGTGTTCTGGTTGTCAGCCAGGAAGGGATTCGCAGCAGTTCAGATGGTGCTGTCAGGCATGGTCGTCAGCCTGTTTCTCGGCTCAGTGAACACCATGCTGATGCTGGTCAATGAAAAACATCTGACCAATGTCTTCGTGTGGGGGACAGGCTCTCTCAATCAGAATGGATGGGATGGTGTCTGGCATCTCGCACCGGTCATTGCCGCTACCACGGCATTGTTGCTGCTGGTGCAACGCCCGCTCAGTTCGCTGGCGCTCGGTGATACCGTTGCAGACTCAATCGGCGTTAACGTAAAGCGCTATAAAATTATTAGCTTAGGTCTGGCTATCTTACTGACTGCTGTTGTGGTCAGTGAAGTCGGCCTGATTGGCTTCGTTGGTATCGTCACGCCTAATATTGTGCGTCTGCTCAAAGTGCGCGCGTTGAGTGCACGTATCCTGCTCTCCGGCCTACTGGGCTCCTTAATGCTGTTGCTATCGGATCTACTGATTCAGGCGATACCCAAAGAAGTGACCAGCCAGTTACTGCCTACCGGGGCCATGACTGCGTTAATCGGCGCACCTTTTTTCCTCTGGTTGCTGACCAGAAACATCTGGCCATCGCAACACGCACAAACCGCTGACGCAGCCCTGCATTACAAACAGACCTCGTTCACACGCCAGTTGTTGTGGCTCGGTACCGGTTTAGTGGCGGTCATCGCCGTTGCAGCAACACTCGGCAATCAAGACAGCGGCTGGTTTTTCTCCATCAGTTCAGACGTACTGGCACTGCGCGCACCACGTCTTTTCAGCGCTCTGCTTGCCGGCATTGGTCTTGCGGTCGCCGGTACGCTCATTCAGCGTATGACCACCAATCCGATGGCGAGCCCGGAAGTGCTGGGAATCAGCTCCGGAGCCTCTCTGGCCATGGTATTATGTGTCATGTTTGGTATCAAACTTGGCCGCGACGGCCAGATACTGGTCGGCACACTGGGCGCACTGACAGTCGCGGCGGTGATCTGGGCCACCAGCCGTAAGCAACATTTCGCTCCGATGACGGTGATCCTGACCGGTATCGCACTCAGCGCGGCACTGGATGCCCTGCTGCGTATCACCTTATCCAGCAGCAGCGAAGATGCCCAGGCATTACTGACCTGGTTATCCGGCTCTACCTATCTGACGTCGTGGCGTGATGTGCTGATGCTCATTGGCGGAATCAGCCCACTTATGCTGATTGCCCTGGTGACTTCGCGTCATGTTAATGTGGTCAGCCTGGGACAGGTCTCTGCCGGCAGTGTCGGCATGCATGTCGGCCGGGTGCGGCAAGGTATTCTGCTGATGGTCGCCGCACTGACCACATTATGCACCATCGTCATCGGCCCGCTGACCTTTATCGGCCTGCTCGCACCGCACATGGCCCGAGCGATGGGACGCTACGATGCCCGTTCGCAGTTAATCAGTGCTTGCCTGATTGGTGCGATTGTCATGACCTTGTCAGACTGGGTCGGGCGTATGGTCTGGTTCCCGTGGCAATTCCCGGCCGGATTAATCTCTTCCATGCTGGGCGGAATTTACTTCCTTTATCTGATGCGTAAGAACTGA
- a CDS encoding VOC family protein: MISKNTKLRVARPTDNLETIADMYIRGLGFELLGSFSDHNGFDGSIIGHPQHNYHLEFTHHRGTLVGKAPTQDNLLVFYLPEQSEWQQCCAQMLEAGFIRVTAYNPYWDVVGKTFEDVDGYRVVLQNREWSA, encoded by the coding sequence ATGATTTCTAAAAATACCAAGCTCAGGGTCGCACGTCCGACCGACAATCTGGAAACCATTGCCGATATGTATATCCGGGGACTTGGTTTTGAGCTGTTGGGCAGTTTTAGCGACCACAATGGTTTTGACGGTAGCATTATCGGCCACCCGCAGCATAACTATCATCTGGAGTTCACCCATCATCGGGGGACTCTGGTGGGCAAAGCGCCGACGCAGGATAATTTACTGGTGTTTTATCTGCCCGAGCAATCAGAGTGGCAGCAATGCTGTGCACAGATGCTGGAGGCCGGTTTTATCCGGGTCACTGCATATAATCCTTACTGGGATGTGGTTGGTAAAACATTCGAAGATGTTGATGGCTATCGGGTGGTATTGCAGAACCGGGAGTGGTCAGCCTAG
- a CDS encoding ABC transporter substrate-binding protein, translated as MSLGVTPVAASDTQNYNQWVSKPSLPDSVADLGSRTEPNVELLTKLKPDLILISSYLLPAYDTLSRIAPVAVVDIYNDSQTPLANAEQLTRELGQILNREQQAEDLIKQTRQHLQDNGAKLRQAGADDRNLMFIRFVNKQTLRIHGKGSLINDTITQMGLHNEWQQATNSWGFATTEISKIAEHQDTRVLIFGPLRPKRPRSPDPVSALAGDGIHPQQAGV; from the coding sequence ATGAGTCTGGGCGTGACACCTGTTGCCGCATCAGACACACAGAATTACAACCAATGGGTCAGCAAGCCGTCATTACCCGACAGCGTCGCCGATCTTGGTTCACGCACCGAACCCAATGTTGAGCTGCTGACTAAACTCAAGCCGGATCTGATCCTGATCAGCTCTTACCTGCTGCCCGCTTATGACACGCTGAGCCGCATCGCACCGGTCGCAGTGGTCGATATTTACAATGACAGCCAAACACCGCTGGCGAATGCTGAACAACTGACACGTGAGCTTGGGCAGATTCTTAACCGTGAACAGCAGGCCGAGGATCTGATAAAGCAAACCCGCCAACATCTGCAAGACAATGGTGCTAAACTGCGCCAGGCCGGCGCCGATGATCGCAATCTGATGTTCATTCGCTTCGTCAATAAGCAAACGCTGCGTATCCACGGTAAAGGTTCATTGATTAACGACACCATTACCCAGATGGGCTTGCATAATGAATGGCAGCAAGCAACCAACAGCTGGGGATTCGCCACCACCGAGATCAGTAAAATAGCGGAGCATCAGGACACGCGTGTACTGATTTTTGGCCCGCTGCGTCCAAAAAGACCGAGAAGCCCTGACCCAGTCTCCGCTTTGGCAGGCGATGGCATTCACCCGCAACAAGCAGGTGTATGA